TGAACCTGCTGGCTATCTGACATTTACCAGTGAAGGTTAACTGTCCTACCTTCTGCAGTAGACCAAGTGCAGCAATGCCATCTCTGGAGTTCCTGGCCAAAGCCACAGATTCCAGCAGGCTCCGCAGGGCTTGAGTCAAAGGATTCATGGCAAGGGCTGGAGGGATGGCATGAAGATGCTGCTCCAAGTCCGCCATGCATTTATCGTAGATCTGAGCAACATCATCTGTTGCCCATGGCTGTTGCTTAGATACAGAGATGGAAGCAAAGTGTACCAGTAAAAAGTTGCAACACAAATTTCTTGGCATTCACACAAAATCCATTTCGATAATAGTTGGCTGCTTGTGTGCCTCATACAGTGGGATGGAGCAACATTTTAGGTTTTTAGTTAAGATtggcacaaatgagacaataaCTATTGTACTATTGAACACTGTGGTGCCTAAAAGCAGTCTTTTcagttagttttgtttttgggaAGTCATAGGAAATAGACTTACCTTCATGGGCTGAGCCAAGAAGCCAGTTGGCTGGGAGAGATCATTACTTGGTAAGAAACCTGGAACGTTTCTGGCAAACTCCTCATATACAGCCAGCTGCTTAGGGTCCACTCCTCCCACCTGTAACACGTGCATTTTGTTACTCAACAGACGACAGACTGTTGACAACGGAAAATTGCACCGAGGGGTTACCTAATTGGACATATACAGCAACTAAGGTAAGAGTAACTCATGAGTTGTTTGATGGTGCAACCAAGCATAATAAAAGTCTTTTTTCACTGTTATTGGACTGGATGTCAAAGTTGCATACCTTGAGTCTGATCTGCTCAGGCATACGTTCAGCCTGGTAAGTCAGAACAACAGGATCACAATAGCGACGTCCTTCTTGCCGTGCGTGCTTCCTCAGCTCAAACTCCTGGAGGAGTACAGATCCGATTAAGAAATTGGCCAatagtttatatttttaaaaaatatctttaaaaaaaataacaaataaacacataatgCAAGTGTGTAAGCACCGGCAGGGCAGTCGACTATAAATCAGAGGTACACCAGTATCATGTTTAGTCACCATGCTGAGGGGGGGGGGAGATCAAAAGCACTCAATCAAGCAATATGCATATTTCTGATCTAGTTGTAAttagcagaaaatgttctaattACATTTACCACGCAACTCTTTTTTTGGGGCTGACGCCATAGATCACATCTGTAACTAATAATTTGGTTTCACTTAATTAAAATGGTGCATCTGTTTTAATCCGTTTCATGAAAATACACAATACATTTATCTTTTTGGCTGCATAGCTAGTCTTCCTCACCGTGGCTAGTCTTTTGTCCATTTCAGGGCCAGCCTTCTCAACAGCAGTTTTCTGAATGAAGCAGCAAGCCAATTCACAGTTGTCTTGAGCAATCCTAGCTGCAGCCTCTTCCATCATTTCCCTCTGCTGGGGTGTTGGTGCCTGAAAGAAATGACCGATGAAGTTAGAAAATAAGAAGGATGCATGTCatcagagaaacagaagaaaggaTCGGTGTGTAGAAAAAGAAGGGGGAAATATTTGGATGCACTTCGATAAGTTCATTCACACCATTTCAATTACAGCGCTATCTTTTCATCACATCTGAGACTAGTCATTTAAGACAAGCATTCATGCTGGCATCGAGCTTACCCtaagagcagcagcaaagcTGTTCTTCAGGTTGGTGGCAATGCTCATGAGCAGTGGCTCGCGGCAAGTGATCATGGCCATGCCAGCAGTGAGGTTTCTCATCATGTGGTGGGCAGCCACACGCATGCGGGACTCCTCCGAATCCAGGGCAAAGTCCTTCCTGATGATCTGCTCACAGGTTGTCATTGCAATTTTGATAGACCGATCCACCACAGGGTGCACAAGCTCCTGAACTGCCCGCTCCACGGACTGCCGCACACATTGCTTCAGCTGAGGATGAGCCTGTAGCAGTGGGATCTGAAGAGAAATTACAAAGGAAGCATGAGTGAAACCGTCAAAggaaaaataagtaaaacaaatatCAACATGAGATCATGATGTGAATTTTGTCATCTGCTAAATTAGCAGAAGCCCTGAGAGAATATCTCAATAGTAAAAGCACAGACCGTGCACATGTCACTGGTTTTAAGCACTATATGTGTAACATGATGTCTGTACTTCATTACACATCTTTGGGCCTGATCATGTTGAGCTGTTACAGTTcttatttttccttctttgtgtTGTTAGGCcaagaacaataaacaaagcAGCTCCTCTTCTTGTTGGCAGGAGGTctagtgtgcatgtgtggaacgCCTTCATGTGTGCATCCCCCCAGCTATAGTATTTACAGAACCACGTGCAAGTCCACAGCTGCCTCCAGACACTGAAACCATGAATTGGCCTTTATACTTACGTTGACATTTATATTGATGTGTGGTGCCAGGCCTGCCAAGGCATACACATTGATGTCGTGGTAACTGAACTGTGGAGTGGGAGGCCCGGTGGTTGTGCAAGTGGTAGTGGTGGCAGCTTGGGTTGAGGGAGGAGCTGCAAATGGAACAAAGTCTCCTGTTGGTCACAAAACACTTATTTGATTAAAATCACAAGGAAAAGCAGattatgcagacaaaaaaataaataaataaatttaaaaaaatcaacaatgaGTAAGCAcacaagcaacaacaacaacaaaaaaaaacgttacaaaatgaagaacaaaagaaaatctgaCATGAAAAAACGGGTCGGTGATTTAGTTAAAATGATTATAATCATCAACACAGTAGGTTTAAGATTTTGTTACATTAAAATTCTGAACTTTATGTTGACAATTAAAACTGTTCATCCAACTGAGTCAAGTAATGTTATTTCATTAGTCATTTATGAAAGGTAAAGCATTCCTGCAGTGTGTTTtcacacaagaaaaaagaaataataatccATGACTCTAcatatctctaaggctgagtacAAAGCAGACAGTACTTGTTTACTTTTTTAGCCAAACATCTTTGCCTAATCTGAATACAGGCAGGAAGCTCAAATACTTCAATACTTCACAAGCAGGTTTAAATTAAGaagacagttaaaaaaaaaagaaaaaaaaaaaagaaaagactgaaaaatatgAAGCAGTCACCTGTGGTAGAGACTGGCAGCATCTCCTCTGGAGGCTTTGCCTCTTTCTTTGGTGCAGACAGCTGCTCCTCCAGGCTTTTCAGCTTCTCTTTGTCCTTCAGCAGGTTTCCTGGCTTCAGATCATTGATGTCCAGAGACAAGTTCTTACATAGAACTTCAATCTCAAACTTTAAAttcagctgcagtaaacaaGAAGAGAATGTGAGCAACAAATTCCCAAATATTTTCTGATtccttttaattatttttgttcacttttccCCCTTAAAGTTAATGGTAAATATATTCATATTGCCCATTAAGTGATAAAATGAGGGATCATTGTGTTCAGATATTAAATATAGCTGACTTACATCAAAAACTTACATATATGACTGTTATGTAGCAAGAGGAGTGCTTATCCACCATTAAACCACAAATGTAAGGAAATAATTGTGGCTCTGGTTACTATCATTTAGTTGGAATGGACTTCACACTCCAGTCCAAGAACAATTTGGTTTCTCAGCGGCTGCAAGAAAAAGTAATACGTTACCTTGAGGTCATGTTCTTGATGCAGCTCAGCAAGAACATTCATGATGGCCATGGTCCAAGGATTCTGGGGCCTAAAAACCTGCAGTATCACAGACAAATTCAATGAAGAATTCAAGAATATTACACAGTAGAATCAGATTTATTTTGGTCTTGTGTCAACTAGAAAAAGaacagatgtttttgtgtcaaGTATACTGCGCACACTGTTTTTTCTAGATTATAATTTTTAATTGGAATGTCAAAAAGGTGGAGAAATCTCCAAGTCTACACTTATGTTGCTCACCATGCTACGCAGACTAGACTCCAAAACTTTGGCTACAAAGGGAACCACATAAAGTAGCTCCTGCTGGCCTTTAACGTAGGCTTCAAGTAGCAGAGACTTGACTTCCAGatcctgacaaaaaaaaaaaaaaaaagtttagctCTGGAGCAGACAGAGGAAACTGCACATCATTTTACAACATAACCAACAAACTTGTAACAAATTCTTACTGTATAGAGGATAGGCTTGTTTTTGGCCAGTGTAATCATGCCCAACCAGTGGCCCAGGTTCTTCAGCAGGGAGCGATCAGAGAAATTGGCAGCTGCCTTGTCTGAGGTCAAAAGCACCTGAACGAAACAGAGTTAGAGAGGAAGGGTTAGCATTTCACAAATTATTCCTGTGCCAAGTAGGACAACAATTACATTTATTAAGCATAGTTGTGTGTGATTCGAAGACATGAAGTGAATGCAGGGACTAAATGAAAATTTCTGCCTTATATAAACTGGATATATCAGTGATGGATGACCAACATGTAGATAGGGCTGACAACATATTTTTACACGAGGCGAGTTTTTGACACTTCAAGACATCAAATTTACAGTTGTCACTAACAGGATAAGGAATAAAATAGTTGTGGCTTCTGAAATCCTAAAACTATGAAGTTAACATGCCCTCCCACAAAATTTTACCTTGATATTTCTGTAGGTTTCATTGAGAACCATCTTGACAAACTCTGGGTTTTTGAGTGTGTCCAAAAAGTTAGAGTACAGACTGTGGAAGTTGGGCTCGATGCTGACACGCTTCATCACCAGGTACTGAGAGACCCAGGGCATGAACTCCTCTTTCACCGTCTCTTTCAACTCCTCAAcctgagaaaaaaaagtgttgcttTTAAAACAAAGCATCTTTTAATATCAATGTTTGTTCgatattgtcacattttggcaATATTCTCCTACCTTTTGTGTCATGTTGGACTGAGAAAGGTTGTTGAAGATAAAAGCAATCTTCTCTTGGACATTCTCCGGAGGCTCTACAATCCTTTCAGTTTGGTCAGTGGCCACTAGCAGAGTGTCAATGTTGGTAGTGTTTATGGAAGGCTGCAGGTAAGAACAAGGacaccatatatatatatatatattgtacatACAGAAAAATAAGCAATTCTGATCACTGACTGGACATCATGTGGTGTTCAGTTATCAGCCAAATGAAACTCACAGGTACATCCTTCTTGAAGCTGCTTGGTGTCGGTCTTGTGATGGTGGTTGTCTTCGCTACTGTGGTTGTAGTCGTGGTGGTGGTGACGAGGGTGCTGGGCTGACCAGGCTGTGGGGCTTTGAGGCCAGCTGGCTGCTGTGACTGGGCCTGCGCTTGAACTTGTGCCAGTGCCAGGCTGCCAGGTGTGGTGATGGAGCCCTGCATCTTCACCGGAGGGTCCCGTGACTGTTGGCCATACTCGATATACTGCACACACAGGATATTTAAAGGTACAGAGCGACAGATTTAATTTATCTGAATGTGGGACACCCTGTCCGCAGTCAGAGACGGGACATACAAAGACATGAGGAATTGTGAATGGTAAATTAAGGAAACCTGATTACCTCTTGTAAATGGTGGGGGAATTGCAAGAAGTGAGCAATTGAAGCAAGATGTTGACAATACTGAGGGTAGTCCTTTAGTCTAGAAACACAAACGATATGTCATCTTCATGTAAGATGACTGACATGTTAACATTTAGCTTGcaaaagaaaatttcaatacCTGTTTTTGAACCTATCTAGGGCAGCAATTCCAAAGTAATACATTTTGGATCCGTATGGTTTTCTTAAGGCTTCAAGAACATATCGAAGGGCCAAGCCCAGGGCCATGTAGGTGACAAGACCCTTCTCGATAATGCCACCAAAAAGGCAGGCAGTGATGTGCAGCTCCTTGTCTGGGTATTGGGGGAAGAATCTGTATTCCTCAAATAAGTTCCGAAGCATGCAGTTGAACACCTCTCGCTCCCGCTTGATGGTTGAGTCCTTGAACCTTTGCAGCATCTCCAGTACCTGGATGATGACAGTAATGTAGTGGAAGTTTAGTGACTTCGAAAGCAgcaaaagtaccaaaaaaatAGAGGGGTCAAGCTAATCAATCAATAAAATCCATGTGTATTTTGACAAGAAAGAATCAACACCACTACTTACTTCATCCACAGACATAGTTGGGTGAGGTGGGTGGTTGTAGATGCGCTGGAAGTAACTATTTGCTTCGTCGTCTATCTCTTTACTAAAGTGCTGGTTTGCCTCGGGCCACACCTGAGAAAGGTCAGCTGAAAAGGAGGGTAGAAAGTCATTATTTTcgtctttcatttttttgttgtaatttgaCGCTGGTTGAGCATGAGTCAAGTAATTCAAACAGCTGAAAATCATTGCGTCTTCAAGTGATACACATTACGcatcaaaaatgtgtctttagATAAGCCAATGAAATTGCGTGCCTGCTTCAGCCACACATCCAGGCTAAAACAGCTTTTTACTCCACCCAAAACAGTGCTTCTTCCTAATGACTTCCTAAACATCTTCATATGATAAAATCAGCTGGGTGTTTCACTGTGTAAAGGGCAAACAGATCAGTTGCAAAGCAATGACCTAGGTCCGCCCAGAGTGTGTTGAGAGTTGTGTGGCAGTGACAATAAGCGAGTGACCTCactcaataatacatttttaaatatcaacagtcaaaaacacagcagagccGTTTTCATTTACATGGATTTATGTTTTGTTGAAggtgaataaaaacagattttgctGTTGAGATCTCGACCAAAATGATCTAGAATCAACGATGTGGAGAAAagtcaaatattaaaaaaaagaatgccTGACTGCATGTACAATCTAACTATTGCAGTCAAGTTAGACCACTTTTCGATGCTTAAAAAGTTCACCAATCACATTAAAGTGGGGCTGTCAGCATAAGCAGACAAGGAATGGAAGACTGATCTGTATTTCCTCTATGAGTAAGAAAGGGTTGAGTTGTTTGACATGAATGATGAAGGAAatcaatttaataaaaattgtaaGAGTCTATACAGTACTCATGGCAAGAACTTGGaaatcaaaaatcaaatcaaaaagaTATTCATTGTCACTACAGAGGAAATACAGTGCTGAGCAGCGCAGGGCGGGGCTCTCAGTCAcaccactaccaccaccacTTACAGGCCTTCATCTTACTCTGCTGAAAGGTCGTCGGGTTCAGGCCTGGTGTGCTCATCTTCCTGGTGCCAAAAGGGTCAGTGCTTACTGTTGGCATCCCCAGGCTTGAGCCGATGCCAGAGCCGATGCCAGAGCCCAAGGGACCTGTAAGTAACACAACATTTCAGTCCACCATTATTTTAGCTTTTGAACTATTGCGCTTCGCACTCTGAATTTGGTTCAGTTTAATATGACAAATATTAAGTGACCAAACAGGCTTTTCTGCCAAATTTATCTCTTCCATAATGTTTTCCTGGTCACATAATATTTACAGCCACACTTAGTGCAACTACAACTgatctttttggtcatattttcaCTGATGCCAAAGAGCAGAGACAAATCGCATTGGTGGTGTAGTATGACTTGTTTGAGTGTGAGCATGTTTGTATGAAAGGAAAATAATCAAATAGCATAGTACCAGAGTCCATACCAGGAAGCTGCGAGGTGAGGCTGCCAATGCCCCCAAAAGGTGTGCTGGGGTTAGGGTTGGACAGTGGTGGGAAGGCCTTTGCTGGGGACTGGGGATTACTAAAAGCTGAACTCAGTGAGGTTGGGAAACCCTGCATGCTCTGAGTGTGGGAAGTGACTGTGCCCCCAAGGTTTAAGGAACTCATGCCAGTCAATGGGTCCATCTAGAGAAtagcaggaggaaaaaaatatagagAGCATTTAATAAGTTTAGGTTGAGTCAGTAATACCAACGCAAAATATTTTGCggcaacacaaaaaatatggaTTCTGACAAAATTGTCACAATAAGTCATATTTCTAAGTTGATAATTTATATTATACAGATCAGCTTAGTCGACACCAATTGCAAACACCAAAGAGAATTTCCTAATTTGCCTACAGAGCTATGACGCGGCTTTCGCATGAAGATACCTGTACAGGTGAGATGGCATCCAGGCTGCTGGTACTTGGGGCACGTCCCTTTGGCATAACCCCAGGTGGTGGCTGTCGGGCTTTATTCATTACATTGCTGCAATTGGCAACCATGGTCAGGATCGTCTCTGACAATTCCTGGGAAACACTCctaagaaaaaagtaaaaacactgttaatgtaaataaatgtatcaCTGTGTGGAATAGTAATACTGGCGTATATCCCAGTTTAACTATTCATAAACTACACATTCTCAAGCTTGGCAGTCTTATATAGCCAAATCCTATGCAACTAATTCTGGCCTCAAATTCAACTTTGGGTAAAGCCACTCACCCAGGACTCAAGCAGTTCAGCATGGTGGCTAAAGTTTCTGGTGGCAGCTGGGCGCTTTTGGGCTGGTCCTTGTCAGGGGCCAGGCCCCCCATTATGGAAGGGCAGCGCCTCTTCAGGAATGTCACACATGCCTGAATGAAAGGTTCCtgacacagcaacacaaaagaaaatcattgtATAATACAACGCTTAGGGTAACATGCTCAAAATAAAATTGACATTACCAAAAAAATATATCCATCAATAACTGATTCTAGATCAAACAAAAGACTTACCCCATGCTCTCTTATTTTGTCAGTCAGCCATTTGTCAAGTTTGAGGTATTCACGGCGAGAGGCAAGTGCAGCAAGGTCAATAACAAAGGCAAATGGAGTACCATTCAGCAGCATCGATAGAGactggaggaagaaaaaaaaaaaaacgtgtttgGCATCAGGGAAATTATACCTATAATTATTACTAACTCCCAAAGCTTTTCAGCTCATCAATATTTCAAATCTGTTTGATTATGCCAGTCAGATAATACAGGACAAGAACACCCACTACTGCTACAAATCCACAgtgcattattttaaaattttaattctgtttttgtaacaatttAACTCTCTCTCATATTTAGGAAAGAAGCCAAAGGTTATACAGTATGTCCTTGTATCCACTAGATTGATTAATGACAAATAGTAAAagaattaggaaaaaaaaacacacgttAGGAGCTTGTCAAGATTTAGGAAACATGTTTGCCTCCAAACTACTGCCTTAAGCTAATGATTATGTAATGAATTTCATCAAACCTTCAAGTCCTGGGCTACGTCCAGGATGCGAGAAAGCTTGGCCTGGTCATACTGCTCCCCTCTCATGTACCACTCAGCCATAGAATGCATAATTAACTGACGAATGGAAGGAGACTGTCCCTGGTAATAAGAAAAGAATGCTTTATAACAATACTGTTATTTGAGTACATAACAtaggaaataaaaacatcacacttattcacaaaataaaaagataataGAATTCAGAAAACCAAAGTAAAGTAAGCAAAATATGATCTTTGGAATTGAAACCAGCAAACAACACCAACCTGTCCATGCCAGGCATAGTGCAGGATAATGGCTGAGTTGGGGTGGTTGCCCAAAAATATGGGCATTAGGGTAGAGATGAGCTCATGGCGCAGTGTATGCCAGGAGGTGGAGATCTGCAGTAATGCCAGCACCAACATGTCTGGGCAGTGCTTGATTGGGAAGCTGAACAGCTGCTTCACCTGTTCGTACTGGCCCACCTCAGACAGCCTAAGCAGACTCTCTACCAGATCCAGACTTTTCCTGTGAGGGGTTACAGACATTCAGTCTAAACCATCCAAGCATCTGCAAGGTTTCCTTAACGTGACATAACTTCTGATGCCATGCAGTTGAACGGCATGCATGGCAACAGCAATTAAATGTTAAGAGTTTGCAAGGACAAAGCAGGAACATaaagaagattttttaaaaaatctccttACCATGTTGCAATCTCCCTGTTGTCATCCTCTGGTGGGGCCTTAAGGATGTCAATAGCCACAGTGTGACAGGGGAAGTCAGCAAAGCAGAACACTTCTGGGTTCATCAGTGAGTGCTGAATGAATGACAActggaaaaaggaaagaaaaagtcaaCCTTACCTACTCACACTGCACTGTGTCAAGACAAAAATCAATTCCCACATTACAATTATTTACCACTTTTACTTGACAGCCATAATTCCTTTCAAACTTGCCACTACACTTAAACACTTACAcacttaagaaaaaaaaaaatcatcctgaGAGAAAAGACATAGGTTCGTTACCTGTCCCTCTGCGTGTTTCCATGGTCGATAGATGAGATCAACAGGGAAGACTTCCATGCCAAGCCCCCTCTGGATACCGTATACCACTATGTGCAGGCCTTTACTGTCCCGGATTATAAAGCCTGGGTGGTCCAGTTCGTATGTCACCTCTTTGAAGTTTAGATTTGGATTCTTGggtacaaacaaaaaacaaacactgaaaccaCAGTAGCtctgaacacacaaaaacatatttctgcaaCATTCAGGCTGTGGGGATCAGACTCAAACACTGGAGCTGTCAACTTTTAGACTGATCCCTAACATGAAGTAGGCTTGCACAAATGTGGCTTAAATTGCACCAAACATTGCAATGGATTCATGTCTATTTGTGTCGCTCAAAACAGTAAATCTTTTAAGATGTGGTCTGTGGCTACATGTTGCTTTTCAGGACAGGTTCAAGTTTACATTGAGAAAAGCAGATGGTTCACTTACCACTTCTTTGACAATGTCGATGAGAACCTCAACATTCCACGTATGTGCCTGCGAACCATCGTTCTTGTCCTTACCATCACTCCAGATACCACTTCCTGGAGCGGAGATGGACTAtgggagaaaacacaaacacgcagAAACCTAAAGCTCTGATgtatgaaaagttaaaaatccaaaaGCCAAGTCAGCATTATCTAACATCTTTAATATTAAAATTTCTAaatcatttccaacagctgTGATGAACAAGTTGCCTGCTACACTGCCAACCACCCATGTGGCAGAAATAAGATTAATGCAGCAGACATAAGTAAGACTGACTGACCCTGCATcttttatgatatattttgTGCATAAAAATAAGTAAACTCCAGAGGAGGCAGGCCTAGTTCATTTCATCAGGTCTGCACATCTTGGTTTGTGGGAAGTCCACAAGTCAACCACACTTCAACAGTAACAAACTAATATGCTTCATTTAGTCCGTATCCAGGAAACCAAACTAGAGAAGTCAAAGTGCCTCACCTGTAGTGGAATGCCATCAGTTAGGCCAGAGTGTGTACGAGCCATCATGCCCAGGACCCTGGCTACCTGGCTGGCTGTCACCTCTCTCACCCCATACTGGAGGATTATGTTTCTGCACTCATCCAGACTGAGGAGGCAAATGGGACAAAACAAGTTAATGTTCACTGGGATCCATCATGTGGAACATTCAAATATCAATTTCAATCACTTGGAAATTCTATGCTGTCAGCGATAGGATAGCCATCAAACTGAATCCTTTTTGAAGTTTGTAATCACACAGATTCagatttgtgaaataaatgtttcatataaATTCTGTACTCTGTGTCTCAGTCATATAGTTTGCATGCAGCAGTTAAATACACCTTACATGGTCTTTCAAATGGTTACTTTCCATTCACgtacatgattaaaaaaaaaaaaacttactgtAGACACAGggcattacaaaaaaataatttcaattaCTTAATTGTTGATACAGCTCAAAAGACACCAGAAATTCACCTTGCACAGAAGCCATAGCCAACTTCTTGAATGAATTCTGCAAGAGAACTCTCCATTATGGTCTTAGCTAACTCCCCCGAGTCTGGTAGGATCCTGTCCATGAGAATGTCCCGTTTTTCAGGGTACAGCAGTGGTGCGAGCACCACAGGACAGCGCTCCTGGGGGAaatctgaaatgaaacacacaaacaaatgtggCACATTGGCATTTAATTGGTCTGACAAAGCcatatatgtttttttgtagACATTTATTTGATTGGCCATCAGACTCAGAGGGATGCAACAAATCTCATCCTTCATACCTCGGCAAAGTGTCTTAAGGAAGGCGTCAATCTGCTCTTGCCCTACCCCACTGGCTCCCTTCTGGCCAAACAGTAGATGGGAGAGCAGCAGGTGTAACACCTCTATGGCAATGTCCTGGAAGCCACCTTCCTGGTTTCCTCCAAGATCCGCGTCAACGTATGACCGCAGGAGATCTGGAAGTTTCTGCTTGATGAACTGCGCAGCTGAGAAACGGCCATAAATGACTAGTTAAGCTGGCAAAGACAGACTTTCGTGCACATTCGTTTTTGTTCAAGAGACCATATTGAAAGCATAGTTTGACAAACTTCTCCAGCTCTTTATGACCAGGTGTTACCAATCTTTATCACTGCTTGATAAGAAAAAGCATTCACTGAATAACAAGGAAACTAAATACAACTGTGAAAAGCAGTTATTAATACACACACTTACAACTAACAATCTACGCTTTCCAAGCTAACCACAATCTTAGACACAGGTAATTACAGGCTCTTATTAAAGGCAGCGTTTGACTGTTAGTACTGCCAAAGGATTTACGTAGTTTCTATTTAAACTGCAAACTATTCAAACTACTTTGTAGATATTGTCACATGTTCAATGGTGTTTTCAAGAGTCGTGGGATATTTATACAATATGCATATTTCAACCAATGTCTCAAATTAAATCTTCCCACTATAAAAGCTTGGAACATTTGATCTGTACAAATAACAGGTTTGAGGCAAATATGGAAAgtgttttgatgcattttagTACTTTTCACTGTGTCACACATACTACTAAAACAGGATTTCAGCTCATGTTTGCTGCAGGTTTAAATATTTGAAGATCTACGTGAACAACTTACCGAAACCACGAAGGTCTGCGTTGCTGGAGTTGAGCAAAGCAAGGCCAAATATCACCTGGGAAAttaattaatacatttaaaatacattctaATATATTTTCCCATAGCAGATAGACATGAATGAAGCCTGCTGCAGAGCTGGCTTACCTCTTGGACCTTGCTGAGCTTAAGAACTTTACTCAGTTGAGTGAATAAGTGAGCCGATGGCTTTAAACTCTGAAAGACAATTTAAGTCAAACACCTTAATGATGAACAAATGTAATtgcctcatttttctttctcactcAAAAAGATTTTAATTGCATCCCTGAAATTCTAGCATCTGCTTCTTACCTTCTGGTAGTGCAGAGGATTGTCAATGGCGTAGCACAGAGTAGAGATAAAGTTTG
This window of the Acanthochromis polyacanthus isolate Apoly-LR-REF ecotype Palm Island chromosome 8, KAUST_Apoly_ChrSc, whole genome shotgun sequence genome carries:
- the cnot1 gene encoding CCR4-NOT transcription complex subunit 1 isoform X10, which gives rise to MNLDSLSLALSQISYLVDNLTKKNYRASQQEIQHIVNRHGPEADRHLLRCLFSHVDFSGDGKSSGKDFHQTQFLIQECVSLISKPNFISTLCYAIDNPLHYQKSLKPSAHLFTQLSKVLKLSKVQEVIFGLALLNSSNADLRGFAAQFIKQKLPDLLRSYVDADLGGNQEGGFQDIAIEVLHLLLSHLLFGQKGASGVGQEQIDAFLKTLCRDFPQERCPVVLAPLLYPEKRDILMDRILPDSGELAKTIMESSLAEFIQEVGYGFCASLDECRNIILQYGVREVTASQVARVLGMMARTHSGLTDGIPLQSISAPGSGIWSDGKDKNDGSQAHTWNVEVLIDIVKEVNPNLNFKEVTYELDHPGFIIRDSKGLHIVVYGIQRGLGMEVFPVDLIYRPWKHAEGQLSFIQHSLMNPEVFCFADFPCHTVAIDILKAPPEDDNREIATWKSLDLVESLLRLSEVGQYEQVKQLFSFPIKHCPDMLVLALLQISTSWHTLRHELISTLMPIFLGNHPNSAIILHYAWHGQGQSPSIRQLIMHSMAEWYMRGEQYDQAKLSRILDVAQDLKSLSMLLNGTPFAFVIDLAALASRREYLKLDKWLTDKIREHGEPFIQACVTFLKRRCPSIMGGLAPDKDQPKSAQLPPETLATMLNCLSPGSVSQELSETILTMVANCSNVMNKARQPPPGVMPKGRAPSTSSLDAISPVQMDPLTGMSSLNLGGTVTSHTQSMQGFPTSLSSAFSNPQSPAKAFPPLSNPNPSTPFGGIGSLTSQLPGPLGSGIGSGIGSSLGMPTVSTDPFGTRKMSTPGLNPTTFQQTDLSQVWPEANQHFSKEIDDEANSYFQRIYNHPPHPTMSVDEVLEMLQRFKDSTIKREREVFNCMLRNLFEEYRFFPQYPDKELHITACLFGGIIEKGLVTYMALGLALRYVLEALRKPYGSKMYYFGIAALDRFKNRLKDYPQYCQHLASIAHFLQFPHHLQEYIEYGQQSRDPPVKMQGSITTPGSLALAQVQAQAQSQQPAGLKAPQPGQPSTLVTTTTTTTTVAKTTTITRPTPSSFKKDVPPSINTTNIDTLLVATDQTERIVEPPENVQEKIAFIFNNLSQSNMTQKVEELKETVKEEFMPWVSQYLVMKRVSIEPNFHSLYSNFLDTLKNPEFVKMVLNETYRNIKVLLTSDKAAANFSDRSLLKNLGHWLGMITLAKNKPILYTDLEVKSLLLEAYVKGQQELLYVVPFVAKVLESSLRSMVFRPQNPWTMAIMNVLAELHQEHDLKLNLKFEIEVLCKNLSLDINDLKPGNLLKDKEKLKSLEEQLSAPKKEAKPPEEMLPVSTTGDFVPFAAPPSTQAATTTTCTTTGPPTPQFSYHDINVYALAGLAPHININVNIPLLQAHPQLKQCVRQSVERAVQELVHPVVDRSIKIAMTTCEQIIRKDFALDSEESRMRVAAHHMMRNLTAGMAMITCREPLLMSIATNLKNSFAAALRAPTPQQREMMEEAAARIAQDNCELACCFIQKTAVEKAGPEMDKRLATEFELRKHARQEGRRYCDPVVLTYQAERMPEQIRLKVGGVDPKQLAVYEEFARNVPGFLPSNDLSQPTGFLAQPMKQQPWATDDVAQIYDKCMADLEQHLHAIPPALAMNPLTQALRSLLESVALARNSRDGIAALGLLQKAVEGLLDATSGADADLLLRYRECHLLVLKALQDGRAYGPQWCNKQITRCLIECRDEYKYNVEAVELLIRNHLVNMQQYDLHLAQSMENGLHYMAVAFAMQLVKLLLVDERSVSHVTEADLFHTIETLMRTCAHSRASAPEGLPQLMDVVRSNYEAMIDRAHGGPNFMMHSGISQASEYDDPPGLREKAEYLLREWVNLYHSAAAGRDSTKAFSAFVGQMHQQGILKTDDLITRFFRLCTEMCVEISYRAQAEQQHNPAASAAIIRAKCYHNLDAFVRLIALLVKHSGEATNTVTKINLLNKVLGIVVGVLIQDHDVRQTEFQQLPYHRIFIMLLLELNAPEHVLETINFQTLTAFCNTFHILRPTKAPGFVYAWLELISHRIFIARMLAHTPQQKGWPMYAQLLIDLFKYLAPFLRNVELNKPMQILYKGTLRVLLVLLHDFPEFLCDYHYGFCDVIPPNCIQLRNLILSAFPRNMRLPDPFTPNLKVDMLSEINIAPRILTNFTGVMPSQFKKDLDSYLKTRSPVTFLSELRSNLQVSNEPGNRYNIQLINALVLYVGTQAIAHIHNKGSTPSMSTITHSAHMDIFQNLAVDLDTEGRYLFLNAIANQLRYPNSHTHYFSCTMLYLFAEANTEAIQEQITRVLLERLIVNRPHPWGLLITFIELIKNPAFKFWSHDFVHCAPEIEKLFQSVAQCCMGQKQAQQVMEGTGAS